One Patescibacteria group bacterium DNA segment encodes these proteins:
- a CDS encoding DUF933 domain-containing protein: GLVRLEGRGYLMRDGDVVLFRVNTR, encoded by the coding sequence AGGTTTGGTTCGGCTTGAAGGAAGAGGGTATTTGATGAGAGATGGAGATGTTGTTCTCTTTCGCGTTAATACGAGGTGA